The Peribacillus simplex genome contains a region encoding:
- a CDS encoding sugar phosphate isomerase/epimerase family protein: MKLALDPTMYANLSLKEMVDKTAELGYEYIELSPREDFCPFYKYPKVDKEQIKNLKRWCSDAGVKISSLLPLYYWAGPDEERRQAAVRNWKRAIEVAVELDVDLMNSEFNGSKFNEVICEEKFIKSMDELLPVFEREGVKLNLQAHPFDFIETHERAMDMIRALDRPWINLVYSTAHTFFYDDGKGDIAPMFDSAGDRLQHVLFADTFNHKASNGLRYIVNPPGVEATVHQHLNIGEAEVDFDTIFKKLKEMNFDGIATNAVFAWIDKADWSSKLMLEKMRDGLGLAERIGG, encoded by the coding sequence ATGAAACTAGCTTTGGATCCTACGATGTATGCCAATTTATCATTAAAAGAAATGGTCGATAAAACAGCCGAACTAGGCTATGAATATATCGAACTGTCACCGAGGGAAGATTTTTGTCCATTCTATAAATATCCTAAAGTGGATAAGGAACAGATTAAGAACTTGAAACGCTGGTGTAGCGACGCAGGTGTGAAGATATCATCCTTGCTTCCGCTTTACTACTGGGCCGGTCCTGATGAGGAACGACGCCAGGCCGCAGTCCGAAATTGGAAACGTGCCATTGAAGTTGCAGTGGAATTGGATGTTGACCTGATGAATAGTGAATTTAACGGATCTAAATTCAATGAAGTTATCTGTGAAGAGAAATTCATTAAATCGATGGATGAGCTCCTTCCGGTATTTGAAAGGGAAGGCGTTAAATTGAATTTGCAGGCACACCCATTCGATTTCATCGAAACGCATGAGAGAGCGATGGATATGATCCGTGCCCTTGACCGTCCGTGGATCAACCTTGTGTATTCAACCGCACATACATTTTTCTATGATGATGGCAAAGGCGATATCGCCCCTATGTTCGATTCTGCCGGGGATCGCCTGCAACATGTCTTGTTTGCTGATACATTCAATCATAAAGCATCCAACGGACTCCGTTATATCGTCAATCCTCCAGGTGTCGAGGCAACCGTCCACCAGCATTTGAACATCGGCGAAGCGGAAGTTGACTTTGATACGATCTTCAAAAAACTGAAAGAAATGAATTTTGACGGCATCGCGACAAATGCAGTATTTGCTTGGATCGACAAAGCAGACTGGTCAAGTAAGCTTATGCTTGAAAAAATGAGAGACGGATTGGGTTTAGCAGAAAGAATTGGAGGATGA
- the iolI gene encoding 2-keto-myo-inositol isomerase: MKLCFNQATTLENSNLVKDLKHCEKHGYDYIEIRTMDKLPEYLEEHSIEDLAEFFNANHIKPLAFNALVFFNNRDEDGHKAIIDEFKNMMIMAEKLGVKYVVAVPLVTEAKILKEDIKNSCVEVLTELSDIAEPFAVKIAVEFVGHPQCTVNTFGQAYDIVETVNRDNVGLVLDCFHFHAMGSSLDDLKKADGAKIFILHIDDTEDFPIGFLTDEDRVWPGHGAIDLDSILSILKGIGYSGVASVELFRPEYYELDAEEAIMTAKETAIQVISKHFALQNS; encoded by the coding sequence ATGAAACTTTGTTTCAACCAAGCGACAACACTTGAAAATTCCAACTTGGTCAAAGATCTCAAACACTGTGAAAAACATGGTTACGATTATATCGAAATCCGTACCATGGATAAATTGCCTGAGTATTTGGAAGAGCACTCTATTGAAGACCTAGCTGAATTTTTTAACGCAAATCATATTAAACCGCTTGCCTTCAACGCGCTCGTATTCTTTAATAACCGAGATGAAGACGGCCATAAGGCGATAATAGACGAATTTAAAAACATGATGATCATGGCTGAGAAATTGGGTGTGAAATATGTGGTGGCGGTTCCGCTTGTAACGGAAGCGAAAATATTGAAAGAAGATATTAAAAACAGCTGTGTGGAAGTATTGACTGAGCTTTCCGATATCGCTGAACCGTTTGCCGTCAAAATTGCAGTGGAATTTGTCGGGCATCCGCAATGTACTGTGAATACATTCGGTCAGGCATACGATATCGTTGAAACGGTCAACCGTGATAATGTTGGGTTGGTGCTGGACTGTTTTCACTTCCATGCCATGGGTTCCAGTTTGGATGACTTGAAGAAAGCGGATGGGGCGAAAATCTTCATTTTACACATTGATGATACAGAGGATTTTCCGATCGGCTTTTTGACGGATGAAGACCGGGTATGGCCTGGGCATGGTGCCATAGATTTAGACAGCATATTATCCATCTTGAAGGGAATTGGTTATTCTGGCGTTGCCTCTGTGGAATTGTTCCGTCCGGAATATTATGAACTCGATGCTGAAGAAGCCATTATGACAGCAAAAGAAACGGCAATTCAAGTTATTTCGAAACATTTTGCACTGCAGAACTCATAA